GTTTAGAAATATTATGTGATAACAATGCCCTTTGACACGTACCTAATCAAAGTGGGTTAGACGAGCCAATTGACGGTATCCGGATTGCGGCAACAACGAACTTCATTTCTATCAGGACCGTCACCAACTCTATattgaaatgtaatttaagTTTAGTAACTTATTTATTGAAACCAGTGTTTTTCCGGTTCACGTATAAGTACAACGCATTAAAATTACGAGAGTGTTCTAACATTGTTTTTAGGGTTGTCACTAAAAGAAGTCCGTTATTTTCGTTCGTTTAGTCTTCGTGAGCTTCATTGAATTAGAGAACGTAAGTTATTTATAACACGTTGTATAACTATTGCGTTTTTTGTGTTAACTGTTGGTtattatcgaatttttttttttttgcaggaCATGGGATCAACCAAAGGAATATATTGTGTTGTAAAATTCATAGAAATGCCTTTTTTGTACACAGAAGAATATCAAGTGGTGCCATCTTCATGGATCGCACCGGGTGTAAGCGAGCAACAAGTTTTGGTAACATTCCCGTTGATGgacaaaacaaaac
The DNA window shown above is from Microplitis mediator isolate UGA2020A chromosome 1, iyMicMedi2.1, whole genome shotgun sequence and carries:
- the LOC130678224 gene encoding uncharacterized protein LOC130678224 produces the protein MGSTKGIYCVVKFIEMPFLYTEEYQVVPSSWIAPGVSEQQVLVTFPLMDKTKLLNVVKNRRPASEKWLSFPATIEFITDNFDHAMLYLDLLQ